A region of Saccopteryx leptura isolate mSacLep1 chromosome X, mSacLep1_pri_phased_curated, whole genome shotgun sequence DNA encodes the following proteins:
- the LOC136386160 gene encoding PWWP domain-containing DNA repair factor 3B-like: MESEYVLCNWKGQFWPAKILSRSRTSPKSKTYSLQVQILSVDKKIKVKSRNVKVLDESQIESITSSRVNRSKTRIPPGEEVAYRRALTLALDILKERANLGPARASDDPETATVSQKGPQKRSRKKYRKTKRISLRSSRKKKNSKSLMVHSKGENVPDGDKSQVHTSSTPVPREVQARPSRKSRMCSNFPSLPENDHEEENKEKTENASTSRAMSSHCTVKGDIAGAKDGGVPPSLPPGFMVTLPRALKVKSPRGTCRKTLAVSSEFSAFTRSTENPREGAWKPGAGGAATSSNAPYLKPHYSFHLASKLKEQLPPEFQKEWQNLQPVVRLTRIDPTPFIRKDVTKVVGQPTSTAFPQEPCPIERGTMVWFKFQNYPFWPSVVKSVSHMEQTARVLLIEANMHLEKNGIQVPLRRLKHLDCKEKEKLMKRARKLYEQSVNWCFSLISHYRERLSCGSFVGSFLDYYAADISYPIRKAIQEGFLEVDFPKVNYAELEDSEEESSPDGRRPCKKILPDRMKAAWGRDNQKLVDFIVKRKGADHHLLDIVKGRKQSKWLVSFLNSSRYVICTETYLEDDDQLDVVVRHLQEIYNQIDKNRLSLTRDDKVSFVLEVLLPEAIICSISALDGLDYSKAEEKYLKGPPVHYREKELFDKNILKKIRKRSAVRSRAK; the protein is encoded by the coding sequence ATGGAGTCCGAGTATGTCTTATGCAACTGGAAAGGCCAATTTTGGCCAGCAAAAATCTTGTCCAGATCCAGAACCTCACCAAAAAGTAAGACATATTCTCTACAAGTTCAAATACTCTCagtagataaaaaaattaaagtgaaaagcAGAAACGTAAAGGTCCTAGATGAGTCTCAAATTGAGTCCATTACCTCCTCAAGAGTGAACCGGTCCAAGACCAGAATCCCCCCAGGAGAGGAAGTGGCCTACAGAAGGGCTCTAACATTGGCACTGGACATTCTGAAAGAGAGAGCAAACTTGGGTCCCGCAAGAGCATCAGATGACCCGGAGACCGCCACGGTGTCTCAAAAGGGACCGCAAAAGCGATCTCGTAAAAAGTATCGGAAGACCAAAAGGATCTCACTGAGAAgttctaggaaaaagaaaaactccaaATCATTGATGGTACATTCAAAGGGTGAGAATGTTCCCGATGGTGACAAATCACAGGTGCACACATCCAGCACTCCTGTCCCGAGGGAAGTGCAAGCACGGCCCTCACGGAAGTCCCGCATGTGCTCAAACTTCCCATCACTTCCAGAAAATGACCATGAGGAAGAGAacaaggaaaagacagaaaatgcAAGCACCTCAAGAGCTATGTCTTCGCACTGTACAGTCAAGGGGGATATTGCAGGTGCTAAAGATGGGGGCGTCCCTCCATCTCTGCCACCCGGTTTCATGGTCACTCTGCCCAGGGCTCTGAAAGTAAAGTCACCACGCGGCACCTGCCGGAAAACCCTGGCTGTCTCGTCTGAGTTCTCTGCCTTCACCAGGAGCACTGAGAACCCTAGAGAGGGCGCCTGGAAGCCAGGCGCGGGAGGTGCAGCAACATCCTCTAATGCCCCTTACCTGAAGCCGCATTATTCATTCCATTTGGCAAGCAAATTAAAGGAGCAGTTGCCACCAGAGTTTCAGAAAGAATGGCAAAACCTTCAACCCGTAGTTAGATTAACGCGTATTGACCCCACCCCCTTTATTAGGAAGGATGTCACCAAGGTTGTGGGACAACCGACAAGTACGGCTTTCCCACAGGAGCCGTGTCCCATTGAAAGAGGAACGATGGTCtggtttaaatttcaaaattaccCGTTTTGGCCATCAGTAGTCAAAAGTGTCAGCCACATGGAGCAGACTGCAAGGGTGCTATTGATTGAGGCAAACATGCACCTTGAAAAGAATGGCATTCAAGTGCCTCTTCGGAGATTAAAGCATCTAGattgtaaagagaaagagaaactaatgAAGAGAGCCAGGAAACTGTACGAGCAGAGTGTGAACTGGTGCTTTTCCCTGATTTCCCACTACAGAGAACGGCTCAGTTGTGGGTCTTTCGTGGGCTCTTTCCTGGACTACTATGCTGCTGACATCAGCTACCCAATTAGGAAAGCCATCCAAGAGGGGTTTCTGGAGGTTGACTTCCCAAAGGTGAATTACGCCGAGCTGGAAGATTCTGAGGAGGAGAGCTCCCCGGATGGGAGGAGGCCCTGCAAGAAAATTCTCCCTGACCGGATGAAGGCGGCTTGGGGCCGAGACAACCAGAAGCTCGTGGACTTCATCGTGAAGAGAAAGGGGGCCGACCACCATCTTCTGGACATCGTCAAAGGCAGGAAACAGTCCAAGTGGCTGGTATCATTTCTGAACTCAAGCAGGTATGTGATCTGCACTGAAACATACCTGGAGGATGACGATCAGTTGGATGTCGTAGTAAGGCATTTACAAGAGATCTACAATCAAATAGACAAGAACAGGCTGTCTCTGACAAGAGACGACAAAGTGAGTTTTGTTCTGGAAGTCCTTCTGCCAGAAGCCATCATTTGTTCAATTTCTGCACTTGACGGGTTAGACTACAGCAAGGCAGAAGAAAAGTACTTGAAAGGGCCACCTGTGCATTACCGGGAAAAAGAACTATttgataaaaatatcttaaagaaaatcagaaagagaTCGGCAGTCAGGAGCAGGGCTAAGTAA